The Terriglobia bacterium region GCAGATTTTCGAAATCCTCGCTGGCCAAATACGCCGCTGCGAGCGCCATGTCGACGGCGCTGCCGGCGGCCTCGCCAGACATCTTGGGGCGCGCCGCTTTCAGGATCTCGATCGCCTGGCGGGAATGTTTCGCCTCGGTGATCAGGCTGGCGGCGGCCACGCGCATGGCTTCCCGATCCCCGTTCTGCCCCTGCTGCCAAAGCCGTGGGAATGCGCGCCCGGCGTAGGGATCGTCCCCGCCGGCAGGCGTCACCTCCTCACGCACCCAGTCCAGGAATTTGCGTGCGGCCTCGAGATCGTTGCGCTCGACCAGGGAGAGGATCACCCGGCCCACGGCGGAAGGCGCCGACAGCAGATCAATGACGCGGTAAACCCCGTCCTCGCGCATGACCAGGACCGACAGACTGGCCGCGGGCAGCTGCAGGCGCATGCGGAATCCGGTCGCGGAGTCGCCTTCCTGCGACATCTCCATGTTGTTGACGAGGATGTCGCGCCCGACAGACAAGGGCAAACCGGTGTTGAGGAACGAACTCCTCATCCCCGCTGTCAGCTCGATCCGCCGCTGTTCCGCATCGGGATCGTCCAGCTCCTCGGCCACCATCCTGCCCATCACGGACGCGAACTCACCCCTCGACGGGTTTGGCGACAGGAGCAGCGCGAAGAAACGCTTGACGGCTGTCTTGGGGTCGTCCGGGGAGAGCGTCATGTCCTCATAGCGCTTTATCCTCGAAAAGAGCTCCGCCTGCCCCAGAATCTGTGCGGCATTGTCGGCGCCGCGCGCGGCGGAGGCGAGGATTTCCCCGCCGACGGCGTATTCGCGCATCTGGATCAGCTCCGACGCCACGGTGCGCAATGCGGTGCGGCGGGCCGCCTCGTCGGGAAACTCTTTGGTTGCCTGCTTAATGGCGGCCGGGGCGCCCTCGGCCATGGCGGAGACCATGAGCTGATACATGCGCCGCTTCTGGGCCGCGGGCATGGCCTTGAGCCATTCCTGGCACTCCGGCAAGCGCTTCGCGCGCAGATAGGCGATCGCGAGATTATTGGCAAGCTCGGTTTCCTTGATCTCCTCCTTGATTGCGAGGTAGGCTTCGATTGCCAGGTCGAGATGCGCATCGGCGGCGTAGCGATCCCCCGCGGCGTTGTGCTCGAGCAGGATGGCAAGGTCGGCCTGCGCCTCGTGATCCTCGGGATCCAGCTCCACCGCCTTGCGGTACGCTGCCCAAGCGCCTTCGTAGTCGAAGCCCTTTCCGAAGCGGCGTCCCAGGGCATCGTGCTGCATGATCCATCCGAGGATTTTCCAGGCCAGCGCCGATTTCGGGTCCGCTGCGGTAGCCGCACACGCCTCCTCACGCGCGGCCTCACCGAGCCCCGCAGCCAGGAGGCCGCGCGCCATGCGCACGTGAGGGGCGGCGGAGGCTGCATTCGCGGAGGCCTGCGCACGGAATTCCACCAGCGCCTCCCGTGTGTTTCCCGCTTCGAGCAGGGCAAAGCCGCGGTGCGCAAAGCGGACGGCAAGGACATCCTCCTGTCCGAGCGCTAGGATGGCTTTACGCAGCTCCTCTGCCTGAGCAGGTGTGAAGCGCCGGCTGCCCATGTCGAACCTGAGCGTTGCCGTGACGCTGCCGTCTTCCTCCTCCTTAAACTCACGGGACAGGGAAGCCGGCCCCATCCGGATCGTCGCCGGTTTGGGCAGCGAGGAAGCCCGAAATCCAACCGGAGGGTGAATTCGATAATTCCATTCGGCGAGGGATGCTTCCTCGAGCAGCCAGTCCACGCTCCGCGGCGGTTTGGGTTTTTCCTTGGCCTCACCCTCGGCCGCCTTTGCTTCTTCATTACGCAGTTCCCGCGGAAGGCGGTTTACCAGGTCTGTGACAGGAACGGCCACGAGCGATTCCGCCATGTCGGTGAAGCCCCGATTTGCCTGCGCGATTTCCAGCCGGAGCCGGTAAGGACGCGTGAAATCGTGCGCGTCGGAAAACACAATTTTAGGGGCCTCCTTGGTCAGATAGATCTGCTGGGCATACCGCGTCAACACGTCCCGGTTTTCCTTGGTATCCGCGTCAACGTATGCCGAGCGGTACGAGCTCTCGACGGTGCCGGTGACGTCCGTGGTTTCGATCACGCGTGCCGGCCCCATGTCGGAGAGGAAGAACTCCCGCGTTTCCGTCGTCCGGTTGTCCTGGGCCTTCGACTCGGCTGTGCGCACGAGCTCTGTGGTTTCCGGTGCGACGACCAACGCGAGGCGGCCTTGGGCTGCCGGTGGCAGCGTTCCCGCCCGGGCGTAGTCATCGGTGGCGTCGATCCAGACGGGCGGGTTTCCCGGCAGATAGACAATTGCGTGGTCGAAGCGCCCCATCCCGGGCAGCCCGGGATCGATGTCGTGGGAGGGCGCCGTCAGCAGCAGCGCGAGGTTGGCCGGACGGCCTGCAGCTCGCAGCATGGCCACCAGCAAGGCGGCCTTGTCCTTGCAGTCCCCGTATTTCCGCTGCAGCACCTCGGCCGGCGGGCGCGGTACGAGCGCCGCTTGCCCGAATTCCACGCCGGTGTATCTCACCTGCGCATGCAGCCGCGCGACCAGGGCCCCGACCGTGTCTGCGCCCGGTTTCGCGCCCGCCGGAACTTCGCCCAGGAGCGTCCTAGGATCAGCTCCGCGGAGTTGCGCTTCCACCTGTTCGGCATAGCGCGAGGCGACGGCCTGCCAGGACAAGCCCGTTGAAAAAGTCACGTTCGGATAACGGTGCTCTTCGGCAGGAAGAAAATCCGGAGGGTCGACATTGGCCTCGAGCGGTCCCTGCTCGAACAGAAGCCGCACGCGGCCCCGCGATTCGGTGCGCTTCGGCTGCAGGCCGGGAACGAGGTGAACTTCGTAATGCAGCGGCAGAGAGGGGGGTGCGTCGATGCTGAGAAGGGTCTGGCGCACCGGCATCGAGCGTCCGAAGGGGATGCGCACGACCTCGCCCCGGTCGAAGAATGGAGCCTTGTCCCTGATGACCGCCTCTTCCTCGACGATCGAGCCGGGGGCGACGGCCGGCAGCGGGCCACTCAGGGTGCGTCGGTCGGAGAAAATCTTGTCCTGTTGCCGGCCGACCTCGG contains the following coding sequences:
- a CDS encoding DUF3857 domain-containing protein; its protein translation is MVDTVGVARSRSYRLLFVGILALAIGLAVRPGAGQSGSNEPWRAAAFSSDPKALLRAALALPVAEGTDVLVLSDEHSFVYEEDGRRTSTRRQVYRVISAAGAEAWADVTYEWQPWHQERPLIRARVITKDGAVHNLDPKTLSESEVGRQQDKIFSDRRTLSGPLPAVAPGSIVEEEAVIRDKAPFFDRGEVVRIPFGRSMPVRQTLLSIDAPPSLPLHYEVHLVPGLQPKRTESRGRVRLLFEQGPLEANVDPPDFLPAEEHRYPNVTFSTGLSWQAVASRYAEQVEAQLRGADPRTLLGEVPAGAKPGADTVGALVARLHAQVRYTGVEFGQAALVPRPPAEVLQRKYGDCKDKAALLVAMLRAAGRPANLALLLTAPSHDIDPGLPGMGRFDHAIVYLPGNPPVWIDATDDYARAGTLPPAAQGRLALVVAPETTELVRTAESKAQDNRTTETREFFLSDMGPARVIETTDVTGTVESSYRSAYVDADTKENRDVLTRYAQQIYLTKEAPKIVFSDAHDFTRPYRLRLEIAQANRGFTDMAESLVAVPVTDLVNRLPRELRNEEAKAAEGEAKEKPKPPRSVDWLLEEASLAEWNYRIHPPVGFRASSLPKPATIRMGPASLSREFKEEEDGSVTATLRFDMGSRRFTPAQAEELRKAILALGQEDVLAVRFAHRGFALLEAGNTREALVEFRAQASANAASAAPHVRMARGLLAAGLGEAAREEACAATAADPKSALAWKILGWIMQHDALGRRFGKGFDYEGAWAAYRKAVELDPEDHEAQADLAILLEHNAAGDRYAADAHLDLAIEAYLAIKEEIKETELANNLAIAYLRAKRLPECQEWLKAMPAAQKRRMYQLMVSAMAEGAPAAIKQATKEFPDEAARRTALRTVASELIQMREYAVGGEILASAARGADNAAQILGQAELFSRIKRYEDMTLSPDDPKTAVKRFFALLLSPNPSRGEFASVMGRMVAEELDDPDAEQRRIELTAGMRSSFLNTGLPLSVGRDILVNNMEMSQEGDSATGFRMRLQLPAASLSVLVMREDGVYRVIDLLSAPSAVGRVILSLVERNDLEAARKFLDWVREEVTPAGGDDPYAGRAFPRLWQQGQNGDREAMRVAAASLITEAKHSRQAIEILKAARPKMSGEAAGSAVDMALAAAYLASEDFENLLRTTSGLLRSAPKSATAFLMTVRAQVQLKRWDEAAATIAARLKILPDDPIAMRSEAEMAEWQDRFDKAVGGLQHLAALSRAGAGDWNNLAWDELFLETLPAEAAAHAQKAASLSQNNDPSILLTLAAVLAVSRRAGEARSLMLQILGMRGLEEPDSSIWLLYGLIAEQYGEKEVAATAFRKIQGKKAGERSPNSSFELAQRRLKRLASAQSAARQQPAYPRNSRPAPPRI